The Lysobacterales bacterium region CATCGCCAAAGTCTTCTACACCGACGAAGTCGAGACCCACGCGCTGTCGGGCGTGCACTTCAACATCCAGCGCGGCGAGTACGTGTCGATCTCGGGGCCCTCGGGCTGCGGCAAGTCGACCCTGCTGTCGATCCTCGGCCTGCTGGATACGCCGACCTCGGGCGTGTACGACCTGAACGGCGTGCCGGTGCAGGACATCAGCGCGTCCGAGCGCGCGCGCATCCGCAACAAGGAGATCGGCTTCATCTTCCAGGCCTTCAACCTGATCGGTGATCTGTCGGTGTTCGAGAACGTCGAGCTGCCGCTCACCTACCGCGATGGCGTGTCGAAGGCCGAGCGCCGCGATCGCGTGCAGCACGCGCTCGAACGCGTCGGCATGGCGCATCGCCTGAAGCACTACCCGGCCCAGCTCTCCGGCGGTCAGCAGCAGCGCGTGGCGGTCGCGCGTGCGCTGGTCGGCCAGCCCTCGCTGCTGCTCGCCGACGAACCCACCGGCAACCTCGACAGCAAGAACGGCGAGGCGGTGATGGCCCTGCTGGATGAGCTGCACCAGTCCGGCTCAACCATCTGCATGGTCACCCACGACGCCCGCTACGCCGACTTCGCCCAGCGCAAGATCTGCATGTTCGACGGCCGTATCGTCGACGAGGACACCCTGCATCGCCTGCGCCGCGAGGAAGAAGCCCGTCTGGACGCGCAGATCGCCCGCGCCCGCGCCGGCCACGTCGCGGGGGTCTGAATGCGCTCTGTCCCATCCATCTTCTGCGAGCACGCGAGGCACACGCCATGACTGCGCTCACCGCTATCTGGGGCGAAGCGCTGCGCCTGCTGCGCGCGCGGCCGTTGGGCAACGCCGCGGTCGTGCTGGTGCTGGCCTTGGGTCTCGTTGCGGTCATGTGCGTCAGCGCGATCAGCGCGCTGGTGATGGATGCCGCACCCGACACGCTTCCCGGTGAGCGCCTGTTCGGCTTTGGCGTCGGCGGCAGCGCCGCGCAGGCGCGCAGCCTGCCCGGCAGCGAGGCGCTGGCGCTGCGGCGCGAGTTGCCGGGGCTTGAGCGCACGGTTCTGCTGCGCGCCGTCGAGTTCAACCTGGCCGCCGCCAGTGGCGATGCCTTGCGCAGCGAGCGCGTCAGCGGCGCGCTGCTGGATGGCGATCCCTTCGCCCTGCTGGGCTGGCCGATGGCGATGGGCCGCGGCTTCAGCGCCGAAGACTTCGCCGCCGATGCGCCGGCCGTGGTGGTAATCGGCGATGCGCTGTGGCGCTCGCGCTTCAATGCCGACCCCTCGGTCATCGGCCGCAGCCTGCGCATCGATGGTGCGCCTGCGGTGCTGGTCGGTGTGCTGCCGCCGCAGCGCGCCTATCCCTTCCAGCAGCAGATCTACCGGCCGGTGAATCTCGCTGCTTCGCCCAGCCTGCACAGCCGCTACTGGCAGACCCTCGTGCGCATCGATGAGCCCAGCGCGCTGCCGGCGACCCGCGCGGCGTTTGCGGCGGCGCAGGCCGAGCGCGAGCGCCTGGAGGGCGCCGCGGCCAAGCACGAAGCGCTGCACTTCGGTTCGCTTTGGGGCGCGGCCTCCGGCCCGCAGACCGAGCTGCTGGTGCTGGTGCTGGCGGCGGTGGTCGGTCTGGTCATGCTGATGGCGGCGACCAATGCCGGCGGCCTGCTGCTGGTGCAGTGGTTGGGCCGCGCGCGTGAGCTGGCGACGCGGCGGGCGCTGGGTGCCGGCGCGCTGCGCATCGGCGCGGGCCTGCTGCTGCAGGGGCTGCTCCTGGTCGGCTTGGCCTGGGTGCTGGCCCTGCTGTTGAGCGATCGGATTCTGGATGCGCTGTCGCGCTACTTCTGGAGCGTCGAGAGCGGCATGCCCCTGTATGTCGAACTGCAGCTGTCGGCCCAGGTGCTGGCGATCAGCGCCGCCGCTGCGCTGCTGGCGGTGTTGTTGTTGACCGTGCCGACCCTGATGCGTCTGCGTGGCGCCGGTGCCCTGGCCGAGCTGCGCAGCGGCACGCGTTCGACCAGCCGGATGCTGTCGCGCTTCAGCCGCGGCCTGTTCGCCCTGCAGGCCCTGCTGGCGGTGGTCACCGTGCTCGCCACCCTGCAAGCCGCGTTGGGCGCGCATGCCCAGCAGACGCGGTCGATCGGGCTCGACACCGGGGCGGTACTCGTAGCGCAGTTCAACGGCGCCGACCTCGATGCCCGCGCCGCTTTCAGCGAGCGCCTGCAGCAGCGGCTGCGCGCCGAGCCGGGCGTGAGCGCGGTGAGCGTGTCCAACCACATTCCGTTGGCGGTGGTGAGCCGGCCTGATCTCGAACTCGGCGAGCGCCGCGTCAATGTCGATCTGGCGCCGGTCGATGCCGGTTTTGCCGAGGTCTATGGCTTGCCCCTGCGCCGCGGGCGCTGGTTCAGCGAGGACGAGATCGCCCAGCAGCGCCGCGTGGCGGTGATCGATCCCGCGCTGGCCGCAGCCCTGTTCGAGGGCCGCGACGGCATCGGCGAGAGCTTCACCCGCGACGTGGGCGGCGAGAGCGTGCGCTACCAGGTGATCGGCCTCAGCGAAGAGCTGCGGCTGGCCGAGGCGGTCGGCGCGGATCGCCCCAGCGTGTTCCTGCCGATGCCGCCGCGCAGCGGGGCCGAACTCGCGCTGGCGCTGCGTCTTGAGGGCGATATCGAAGCCTTTGTGCCGCGACTGCAGGCGCTGGCTGCCGAGCTCGATCCGGACTTCGCGCTGGCCGAGATCGGCAGCTTCGCCGAGCGCCGCGCGCGCGCCAACGAATGGGCGCAGATGGTGCTCGGGATGTTCGCCCCGTTGGGCCTGCTCGCCCTGGTGCTGGCTACCACCGGCCTGTCGGCCCTGCTCGGCAGCCTGGTCAACGAGCGCATCCGCGAGATTGGCCTGCGCCGCGCGCTGGGTGCGTCCGGGCTCAGCCTTGGTCGTGGCCTGCTGGGCGGACTGGGCCTGTGGGGCGCCGTCGGCGCGCTGCTGGGCGTTGCCGCGGCGGTGGCCCTGGTCGATCCGCTCAGCCAGAGCCTGTACGGCGAGAGCCAGGTCGGCGCAGTGGCGATCGCCGCGACCCTGCTCAGCCTGCTGCTGGCGCTCGCCGTGGGCGTGGCCGGTCCGCTGGGGCGCGCGCTGCGAATCGATCCTCTGACCGCGCTGCGCAGCGACTGAAGCACAGCGCCACAAGATCCAAGTTCAAGGAGGCGACATGCAAGGACGCATTCATCCACAGAGCCCGGAGGCACAGCCATGACCCTGTTGAGCGAGATCCGTCAGAGTCTGCGCAGCCTGCTGCGCCAGCCCGGCTTTCTGTTCACCGCCGTACTCACGCTGGCGCTTGGCGTCGGCGCGGTCACTGCGGTGTCCAGCGTGGTCTACGGCGTGCTGCTCAAGCCCCTGCCGTACCCGCAGGCCGAGCGCATCGTCGAGGTGCTGCGCGTGCAGGAGAACTACGGCGGCCCGGTTTCGCGGCCGCTGTACTTCGACTGGCGCGAAGCCACGCGCGGCCAGTTCGAGGCGCTGGCCGCGACCAACGGCGGCATCGGCACCCTGCGCATCGGCGACGCCGCCGAGCGTCGTATCAGCTATCGAGTCAGCCCCGAATTCTGGACGGTGATGGGCCTGCCGCCGCTGCTCGGCCGCTGGTTCGGACAGGCTGAGGAGGACAGCGGCGAGAAGGTCGCCGTGCTCTCGCATGCGCTGTGGCAGCAGCGGTTCGGCGGCCGCAGCGAGGTGATCGGCGAGCGTATCGAACTGAACGGCGAAGCCTGGACGGTGATCGGCGTAGCCCCCGCGGCAATGCGTCTGCCCGAGGGCGCCGAGCTCTATCTGCCCACCCATCTGCCGCTGAGCGGCTCGGATCGGGGTACCAGCTATCTGCGCCTGATCGGCCGTGTTGCCGATGGCATCACCCAAACCCAGGTCGATGCGGCCATGTCGGCCTTGAATGCGCGCTTGGCCGAAACCCATCCCGACGATCACGCCAAGCTCGGCGCGCGCCTGAAGCCGCTGCGCGACAGCCTGGGCGCGCATCTGCAGGACGCGCTGTGGAGCCTGTTCGTGGCCTCGCTGCTGGTGCTGCTGATCGCCTGCGCCAACCTCGCCAATCTTCTGCTGGCCCGCGCCAGCCAGCGCCGCGCCGAGTACGCGGTGCGCGCCGCCCTGGGCGCCGCCCGCGGCCGCCTGCTGCGTGCGGCCCTGGTCGAAGCGCTGCTCATCGGCGTGCTCGGTGCCATCGGCGGTGCGCTGATCGCCGCCGCCGGCGTGCCCCTGCTGCTCGCCGGTGCACCGGATCTGCTGCCCGCGCAGGCCGAAGTCGCGCTGGATTGGCGCGTGCTGGCCGCCTGTCTCGCGCTCAGTCTCGGCACCCTGCTGCTGTTCGCCCTGCTGCCGGCGCGGCGCGCGGCCAACGTGCCGCCGGCCGGCAGCCTGGGTGAGGCCGGGCGCGGGCCGGCGGCGGGCCGTCACGGCGGTCGCGCGCGGCGCGCGCTGGTGGTGGCGGAAGTCGCACTCGCCCTGACCCTGCTGGCCGGCGCCGGCCTGATGATCGAGAGCCTGCGCCGCCTCGGCGAAGTCAACACCGGCGTGCGGACCGAGGGCGTGCTGACGGCCAGTGTCGTGCTCAACGTGCCGGCGGGCCCCGACGGCGAAGGCTGGGAGGACAGCTACCGTCGCCACACCCTGTCGATCGCGCCGAAGCTGGACGCGGTGCTCGCAGCGGTCGCGGCACTGCCCGGCGTCGAGGCCGTCGGCGTCAGCGACTCGTTGCCGCTTTCGGCGATGGACAACTACAGCTCCGGCGTGCGGGTGATTGGCAGCGAGCCGGTCGAAGGTCAGGAGCCCGGCGCCAACTGGCGCTTCGTCAATCCGGACTACTTCGCCGCGGTGGGCGTGCTGATCGAACAGGGCCGCGCTCTGCAGGACAGCGACGCACGCGCCGGCGAGCTGCCGCAGACCGTGCTGGTCAACGCCAGCTTCGCCCGCCGCTTCATGGGCGAGGGCGATCCGGTGGGTCGGCAGATCGAGTTCCTGGGCGGGCCGAAGACCGTGGTCGGCGTGGTCGCCGACGCCCGCCACTTCGGCGCCGACCGCGAGCCGACCCCGGAGGTCTACATGCACCACCACCAGGCGGTGCAGGAGCAGTTCTTCCTGGCGCTGCGCGTGCGCGGCGAGCCCATGGCCCTGGCCGAGCCGCTGCGCCGTGCGCTGCAGACACTCGACCCGGCGATGCCGGTGTCGTCGATCCGCCCCTTCGAGAGGCTGGCCGCGGAGTTGAACCAGCTGCGCCAGTTCCGTCTGCAGCTGATGGCGATCTTCAGCGCGGTGGCGCTCAGCCTGGCGGCGATCGGACTGTATGGCGTCATCAGCTACGGCGTGCAGCAGCGTCGGCAGGAGCTCGGCATCCGCATGTCGCTGGGTGCCGATGCCCGGCACCTGCTGGGCCTGCTGCTGCGGCAGGGGCTCGGCCTGCTGCTTGCCGGGCTCGCCCTGGGCGCGGTAGGCGCCGTGCTGCTGGGCCGCAGCCTCAGCACCCAGCTGTTCGGCGTCGGCAGCGTCGAGCCCGGCGTGCTGCTGACCGTGGCTGGCGTGCTCGGCGCGGTCGGCCTTGCGGCCTGTCTCATCCCCAGCCTGCGTGCGGTGCGCGCGGACCCCGTGCAAAGCCTGCGCGGCGCATGACCGCCCGCGCCTTCAGGAGATCGACATGATCGCAAGCCTGCTGCAGGACCTGCGCTACAGCCTTCGCGGCCTGCTCGCGCGGCCGCTGTTCCTGACCATTGCCGTGCTCACGCTGGGCCTGGGCATCGGCGCCAACACCGCGATCTTCTCGGTCATGCACGGCCTGCTGCTGAGGCCGCTGCCGTATACGGACGGCGAGCGTCTGGTCGAAGTGTTCAATCGCTATCCGAACATGAATCTTGGCTATGCGGGCACCTCGATTCCGGACTATCTCGACCGCCGCGAACAGGCGCCCTCGATCGAGGACATGGCGCTGTACACCAGCGCCAGCTTCGGCTTGAGCGCGTCGTCCGGAACGCCCGAGCGTCTGAGCGCGCTGAAGGCCACGCCCAGCCTGTTCAGCACGCTTGGCACGCAGGCGGCGCTGGGCCAGGTGTTCACCGAAGCCCATGCGGAGATCGGCAACGAACGGGTGGCGGTGCTGTCGTGGGCCCTCTGGCGCAACCGCTTCAACGGCGATCGCGACGTGCTGGGGCGCGAGATCCGCTTGAACGGCGAAAACTACCGCGTGCTGGGCGTCATGCCCGAAGGCTTTGGCTTTCCCTCGCGGGACGTTCAGCTGTGGGTGCCGTTCGCCTTCACCGAGCAGCAGAAGAGCGATCAGGAGCGCGGCTTCGAGAGCTCCGCGAGCATCGCCCGCCTGAAGCCGGGCGCCACGATCGAGGGGCTTACCGCCGAACTCGACACCATCATCGCCCGCAACGCCGATCGCCTGGCCTCAGCGGGCGAGCAGGGCGCCGGGTTCGCTGCTTTTCTGCGCGCCGGCAACATGAAGGGCGGCGCCTCCAGCCTGCGCGAGCAGCAGGTGGGCGAGGCGCGCGAGGTGCTGACCATCCTGCAGGCCGCGGTGGGCATGGTGCTGCTGATCGCCTGCGCCAACCTCGCCAACCTGCTGCTCATTCGTCTGCACGGCCGCCGCAAGGAGCTGACGCTGCGCAGCGCGCTGGGCGCAGGCCGCTCGCGTCTGGCGCTGCAGGTGCTGGGTGAGGCCCTGCTGCTGGCCGCGTTTGGCGGGCTCGCTGGGCTGGCGGTGGCCACGGTCTGCATCGAGCTGATGCCGGCGCTGGGCATCCAGCCCAGCTCGGCCGACTACGAGATCCGTCTCGACCGCGAGGTGGTGCTGTTTGGCCTCGGCATCAGCCTGCTGGCTGCGCTGCTGGCGAGCGCGCTGCCGCTGGCGAGTCTGCTGCGCATGGACATCGGCGAGACGCTTAAGGAAGGCGGTCGCTCCGGCGCCGGCGGGCGTCGCGCCGCGCTGTCGCGGCAGGGCCTGGTGGTGCTGCAGATGGCGCTGGCGACCACGCTCTTGATTGGCGCCGGCCTGCTGCTGCGGAGCTTCCAGGCTTTGTCCGAACAGAGCCCGGGCTTCGAGTCCAGCGGCCTGCTGACCGCCCGCGTCGACCTCGATGCGCCGCGCTACGCCGAGGACGCCGCGCGCGCACGCTTCATCGACGAAGCGCTGGCCCGGCTGCGCGCGCTGCCGGGCGTGCAGCAGGCGGCCTTTACGTCGAATCTGCCCTTCAGCAACAGCGACTCCTCGGGCTCGTACAGCATCGTCGGCCGCGACACCGCCGATGGCGAGCCCAACCCGCACGGCATGCAGCGCCAGGTGGGCGGCGACTACTTCGAGGCCCTCAAGATTCCGCTGCTGGCCGGGCGCTACCTCAATGCCAGCGACAGCGCGCAGTCCGAGCAGGTGGTGGTGATCGACGAGATCCTCGCCAACACCCATTTCAACGGTCGCGATGCGATCGGCCAGCAGCTGAGCCGCTTCGGCGGTGATGCGCCAGCGGCCACCATCGTCGGCGTGGTCGGCACGGTCCGCCACCAGCAGCTGGCCACCGCCACCAGCAAGGAAACCCTGTACTGGCCGGTGAGCCAGGCCACGCCGCCGTTCGGCAGCTTCGTGCTGCGCTCGGCGCTGCCGGCCGAACAGCTGCTGCCGCAGGTGCGCGAGGCCCTGCGCGCGGTGGACCCCGAGCAGCCGGTCTACGACATCCGAAGCCTGGATGAGCGCATCGCGATCTCGCTGGACCAGCAGCGCGCGCCGATGCTGCTGCTCGGCGCCTTTGCCGCGGTGTCGATGCTGCTGGCCGCGCTCGGCATCTACGGCGTGCTGGCCTACGCGGTCAGCCAGCGCACCGGCGAGCTGGGCGTACGCATGGCGATCGGCGCCAGCGCACAGGAGCTGCTGCGCATGGTGATGGGGCAGGGCGCGCGGCTGGTGGCGGTCGGTCTCGGTCTCGGCCTGCTCGGTGCTGGCCTGTTCGGCTACGCCGCGCGCAGCCAGCTGTTCGGCGTCAGCGCCGGCGACCCGCTGACCTATGTGGGGGTCTGCGGCTTCCTGGCTACGGTCGCGCTGGCCGCCTGCTACCTGCCCGCGCGCCGCGCCGCGCGGACCGATCCGATGGTTGCGCTGAGGTACGAATAGTCATGTCCAGCCTGGCCAGTGCCTGGAACGAACTGCGCTCGGCGCTGCGTGGTCTCACGCGCGCTCCCGGCTTCAGTCTGATGGCGGTGCTGATGCTCGGCCTGGGCATCGGACTGAGCGTCGCGATGTACAGCGCTCTGCACGGCATGCTGCTGAGCCGCCTGCCGCTGCGGGACGGCGCATCGGTGGTCGTTCTGCAGGCGCGCAATCAGGCGCAGGGCATTGAAGCGGCGCAATTCACCGTAGAGGAGGCCGAGGCGCTCTCGGCGGGCGTGGCGGGCTTTGAGCAGATCGCCTACTACTGGTGGTACAGCGTCGGTGTATTCGACGGCGAGTCGGCGCGTGACCTCACGACCCACATGGTCGGGCCGGGCTACTTCGCTGCACTCGGTGTCGAGCCGGTGCTGGGCCGTCTGCTCAGCGAGGAGGACATCCGCGAGGATCGGCCGGTGGCCCTGCTCTCCCATTCCGAGTGGCAGCGCCGGTTCGGCGGTTCGACCGCGGTGCTGGGTCAGCGCCTCGATGTGATCGACGAGGCGCCGCTGGAAGTCATCGGCGTGTTGCCCGCGGACATCAGCGTGTTCTCTGGCGATGCCGCGCTCTGGCGTCCGTTGTCGCCGCGCTTTCTGCCCCAGGGCGAGCCGCGTCGCACGGTGCGAGCGGTGATGCTGGTGGGGCGCCTGCTGGGTTCGACCTCTGCGCAACAGGCAGACGCCGCGCTGGCGGCGCGGATGCAGGCGCTGGTGCGCGGCGAGGCGGAATCCGGTTGGACGGCGTCGAGCCGCAGTCTGCTGGATCAACTGGTGGGTGATGTGCGCGGCGCTCTGTGGGGCGCGTTCGCGCTGGCCCTGCTGGTGCTGCTGATCGGCGCCAGCAATCTGGCCTTGATGCTCGATGCGCGCCGTACTGCACGCCTGCGCGAGCGCGCTGTACAGCTCGCCTTGGGCGCGAGCTCAGCGCGACTGGGTCGCGCCGCGTTGATCGAGCTCGCCGCCCTTTCGATGGCAGCGGTCGCGATGGGTGTGCTGATCGCACTCGCGGCCATCGCCCTGCTGCGCGAAGTCGCCGAAACCAGCCTGGCGCGCTCTGAACAGATCCAGCTGGATTCCGGTGCCCTGCTGTTTGCGGTCGCCCTGGGCCTGCTGCTGCCGGGTGTGGTGGTGGTGGTGGGGGCAGTACGCGGGGGCGCTGTCGAGGCCGCAGCCATGCGCGGCGCGGGCCTCGGCCTGCCGGCTTCGGCCGGCCCGCAGCGCTGGTTGCCGGCCGTCGCGGTGGCACTGGCCACGCTCAGTCTGGTGAGCGCACTCGGGCTTGCCAGTGGGCTGTGGCGTTTGCAGCAGATTGAACCGGGCTACCAGACCGATCGCGTGCATGCCCTGCAGATCTTCCGCGTCGGCCAGGAGGCCTTCGTGCCCTTCGCCGAGCGCATGCTTGAGGCCTTGGCGGCCATCCCCGGCGTTGAGCAGGCGGCACTGTCCAGTGCGGTTCCCCTGTCCAACATCGGCAGCGCTCAGCTCCAGCTCCGGTCTGCGGACCAGAGCGATGCCGCGCCGCTGCAGGCGGGTGTTCGGCACGTCTCGCCCGGCTATCGAGCCCTGCTCGGGATTCCTCTGCTCAGCGGTCGCGATTTCAGCCGCGAGGATCGACGCGGCTCGGCACCGGTTGTCCTGCTGAGCGCCGCAGCCGCGCGTCGTTTGTTCGCGAATGAGAACGCCGTGGGGCGCCAGATCGAACTGCCCGATGGGCGGGGCGGTCAGCTGCGGCATGAAGTGGTAGGCGTCATCGCCGACATTCGCAACGAAGGCCTGCGCAATGCGCCTGCACCCGAGGTGCTGGTGCCCTACGCGCAATCGCCGCGGATGGGCATGAGCTTTCTCGTGCGCAGCCGCAGCGGTGGGCCCGAGATCGACACACAGGTTCGCGCGGCGCTGCAGACCCTTGATCCGCGTCAGCCGGTGACCGACCAGTTCATGTTGCAGGCGCAGCTGACCGATCAACTGCGGCCGGCGCGTGTGTTCTCGGCCACCGTTGGCGTGTTCGCCGCACTCGCCCTGCTGCTGGCAGCGGCCGGTGTGTATGCCGTGTCCTCGCTGCAGCAGCGGCGTCGCCTGCCTGAGTACGGCCTGCGTCTGGCGGTCGGCGCGCGACCTTCCCAGCTCGCCTCGCGCGCCTTGCGCGAAGGTCTGAGGGTCGGCCTGATCGGCGTCGTGCTGGGTGCCTGCGCCAGCGCAGCTGCGTTCGGCTTTGCCGAGCTCGGCGCCTTGGGGGTTGAGGCGGGTCTCCCCCTGGGCGCCCTGCTGATCGGTGCGGTCCTGATGGTGCTTGTGGCCCTGGCTGCCAGCGCAGGCCCGGCGCTGCGGGCAGCGCGCACGCCGCCCACCGAGGTGCTACGACATGTTTAGGCCGCGATCCGGATTCGCGCGAACGGTCGGTTTCTGTTGCCCCCCAGCCCGGCGCACTTCTCCGCGCAGGCTGATCCCCGGCTTCGAGTTGCATGGAAAGGGAGATTCGCATGCCGATGCTTGAGCTGAACAACGCCGCCCGCCGCCTGCTGCGCCGACCCACCCAGAGTGCGCTGGTGGTCGGCGTGCTGGGCCTCGGGCTTGGCGCTTTCCTGTTTCTGCTGTCGGTGGTCAACGGCCTGCTGATCCGGCCGCTGCCCTTTCCCGAAGCCGACCGTCTCGTGGCCATGGGCGAGCGCCGCGAGAGCGGCGTCGGCGGCATCCATGCCAATGACTACCTGCGGCTGCGCGATGAGCTGCGCAGCTTCGAGCGCATGGGCGTGTACGACGAGGCCACCGCCAACATCAGCCGCGGTGGCGACAGCCTGCCGCAGCGCTACGAGGGCGCGCAGATGAGCGTTGAGGCGCAGCAGCTGATCGGCGTGCAGCCGATTCTCGGCCGCGGCCTGATCGAGGCCGACGACCAGCCCGGCGCGCCCGCCGTGCTGCTGCTGGGCGAGCGCGTCTGGCGCGAGGATTTCGGTGCCGATCCATCGGTGATCGGCCGCGTGCTGAAGCTCAATGGCGAAGCCGCCACGGTGGTCGGCGTGCTGCCGGAGGAGTTCCGCTTCCCTTACATCGCCGAGGTGTGGATGCCGCGCCGCCTGCGCAGCGATGACCCCTACGGTGGGCAGGTGATCGCCAAGCTCGCCGACGGCGTTTCGCTGAGCCAGGCGCGCGTCGAGTTCGACACCGTGGTCGAGCGCCTGGGGCCGGCGCTGATGGCGCACCGCGACCAGCGGCCCTTGAGCCTGAAGCCGCTGGTGCTGCGCTTCGTCAACGAGAACACCCGCGGCATCGTCGGCATGATCTTTGTCCCCGGCGCCCTGGTGCTGCTGCTGGCCTGCCTCAATGCCGCGAACCTGCGCCTGGGCCATGCGCTGGCGCGCCAGCAGGAGCTGGCGGTGCGCGGCGCGCTGGGTGCAAGCCGCGGTCGCCTGCTGCGCGAGCTGCTGGCCGAGAGCGTGCTGCTCGCGCTGGCCGCGACTGCCATCGGCCTGGTCATCGCCGATGCTGCCGGGCGCTGGCTGCTCGCCGTGTTCATCGCCAACGAGGACGCGCCGCCCTATTTCGTCAACTTCAGCATCGACCTTCGCATGTTCGCTTTCGCCCTGCTGGCGGCGCTGGTGACCGCGCTGGCCTCGGGCCTGTGGCCGGCGCTGCGGGCCTCGAAGCTCGACCTGCAGCAGGGCCTGCGCGCGGGTGGCCGCAGCGGCGCCGATGCCGGCGCGGGGCGCACCGTGCGCGCGCTGGTGGTGGCCGAGATCGCGCTCACCGTGCTGCTGCTGGTCGGCGCCGGCACCTTCCTGCGCGGGCTGGAGCGGATCTTTGCCTTCGATTTCGGCACTGCCACGCCGCCCGCGGAAGTGTTGACCGGCCGCATCGGCCTGCGCGATGCGCGCTACGCCGAAGCGCCCGCGAAACAGGCCTTCTACCAAGCGCTGGTCGAAGACCTCGAAGCCCAGCCCGGCGTGCGCGCGGCATCGGTCTCCTCAGCCCTGCCGGGCACCATGGCCGGCGCCAGCGAGAGCATCGGCGCCGCGGGTCAAGCCGAGCCCAAGGGTGGCTGGCCGCGGGCGCTGGCGGCGCATGTCGATCCCGGCTTCGCCGAGGTGTACGGGCTTGAGCTGCTCGAAGGGCGAATGCTCGACGCCCGCGACACCGCCGACAGCGCGCGCGTGGTGGTGGTCGATGCGCGACTGGCGCAGGCGCTGTGGCCCGCCGGCACTGCGCTCGGTCAGACCCTGTGGGTCAACCCGCAGCGCGCCGAGCCCGATGCCTACACGGTGGTCGGCGTGATCGCCCGCCTGCATCTGGAGGACGCCGATGACTCCGTGCAGCCGACCCTGCTGGCGCCGCTGGCCCAGCATCCGCGCGAGTTCGTCACCGTGGCGATCCGCGCCGAGGGCGAGGCGCTTGACTTGGCGCCGCTGCTGGCCGAGCGCGTGCGCCAGCTTGACGCCGACCTGCCGGTGTACCAGCTGCGCACCCAGCAGCGCGCGATCGAGATGGGCCGCATCGGGCCGGTGATCCTGAGCCAGATGTTCAGCGCGATCGGCCTGCTCGGCCTGGTGCTGGCGGCCACCGGCCTCTACGGCGTGCTGGCCCAGGCGGTGCTCTCGCGCTCGCGTGAGATCGGCATCCGCCGCGCGATCGGCGCCGACGCGCGCAGCGTGCTGCGCCTGGTCGGCGGCGGCGTTGGCCTGCAGCTGGCGATCGGCCTGTCGATCGGCATGGCCCTGGCCCTGC contains the following coding sequences:
- a CDS encoding ABC transporter permease — translated: MSSLASAWNELRSALRGLTRAPGFSLMAVLMLGLGIGLSVAMYSALHGMLLSRLPLRDGASVVVLQARNQAQGIEAAQFTVEEAEALSAGVAGFEQIAYYWWYSVGVFDGESARDLTTHMVGPGYFAALGVEPVLGRLLSEEDIREDRPVALLSHSEWQRRFGGSTAVLGQRLDVIDEAPLEVIGVLPADISVFSGDAALWRPLSPRFLPQGEPRRTVRAVMLVGRLLGSTSAQQADAALAARMQALVRGEAESGWTASSRSLLDQLVGDVRGALWGAFALALLVLLIGASNLALMLDARRTARLRERAVQLALGASSARLGRAALIELAALSMAAVAMGVLIALAAIALLREVAETSLARSEQIQLDSGALLFAVALGLLLPGVVVVVGAVRGGAVEAAAMRGAGLGLPASAGPQRWLPAVAVALATLSLVSALGLASGLWRLQQIEPGYQTDRVHALQIFRVGQEAFVPFAERMLEALAAIPGVEQAALSSAVPLSNIGSAQLQLRSADQSDAAPLQAGVRHVSPGYRALLGIPLLSGRDFSREDRRGSAPVVLLSAAAARRLFANENAVGRQIELPDGRGGQLRHEVVGVIADIRNEGLRNAPAPEVLVPYAQSPRMGMSFLVRSRSGGPEIDTQVRAALQTLDPRQPVTDQFMLQAQLTDQLRPARVFSATVGVFAALALLLAAAGVYAVSSLQQRRRLPEYGLRLAVGARPSQLASRALREGLRVGLIGVVLGACASAAAFGFAELGALGVEAGLPLGALLIGAVLMVLVALAASAGPALRAARTPPTEVLRHV
- a CDS encoding ABC transporter permease, whose translation is MPMLELNNAARRLLRRPTQSALVVGVLGLGLGAFLFLLSVVNGLLIRPLPFPEADRLVAMGERRESGVGGIHANDYLRLRDELRSFERMGVYDEATANISRGGDSLPQRYEGAQMSVEAQQLIGVQPILGRGLIEADDQPGAPAVLLLGERVWREDFGADPSVIGRVLKLNGEAATVVGVLPEEFRFPYIAEVWMPRRLRSDDPYGGQVIAKLADGVSLSQARVEFDTVVERLGPALMAHRDQRPLSLKPLVLRFVNENTRGIVGMIFVPGALVLLLACLNAANLRLGHALARQQELAVRGALGASRGRLLRELLAESVLLALAATAIGLVIADAAGRWLLAVFIANEDAPPYFVNFSIDLRMFAFALLAALVTALASGLWPALRASKLDLQQGLRAGGRSGADAGAGRTVRALVVAEIALTVLLLVGAGTFLRGLERIFAFDFGTATPPAEVLTGRIGLRDARYAEAPAKQAFYQALVEDLEAQPGVRAASVSSALPGTMAGASESIGAAGQAEPKGGWPRALAAHVDPGFAEVYGLELLEGRMLDARDTADSARVVVVDARLAQALWPAGTALGQTLWVNPQRAEPDAYTVVGVIARLHLEDADDSVQPTLLAPLAQHPREFVTVAIRAEGEALDLAPLLAERVRQLDADLPVYQLRTQQRAIEMGRIGPVILSQMFSAIGLLGLVLAATGLYGVLAQAVLSRSREIGIRRAIGADARSVLRLVGGGVGLQLAIGLSIGMALALPWSGMLASENFHTRSAEPAVFLTALLVVLLAALAAFAGPLLRALRIDPMQALRQD